A portion of the Flavobacteriales bacterium genome contains these proteins:
- a CDS encoding co-chaperone GroES, giving the protein MGINVKPLADRVLIEPAAAETKTSGGIIIPDNAKEKPQRGTVLATGNEKLTFTVKEGDTVLYGQYSGTEITVEGKNYLIMKESDIYAVLG; this is encoded by the coding sequence ATGGGAATCAATGTAAAACCATTAGCAGATAGAGTTTTGATCGAACCAGCTGCTGCAGAGACAAAAACATCTGGAGGAATTATTATTCCTGATAATGCAAAAGAGAAGCCTCAAAGAGGAACTGTCTTAGCAACAGGAAATGAAAAGTTAACTTTTACAGTAAAAGAAGGAGATACAGTTTTATATGGTCAGTATAGTGGAACTGAGATTACGGTAGAGGGGAAGAACTATTTAATCATGAAAGAAAGCGATATATACGCAGTATTAGGATAA
- the groL gene encoding chaperonin GroEL (60 kDa chaperone family; promotes refolding of misfolded polypeptides especially under stressful conditions; forms two stacked rings of heptamers to form a barrel-shaped 14mer; ends can be capped by GroES; misfolded proteins enter the barrel where they are refolded when GroES binds), giving the protein MAKEIKFDIEARDGLKRGVDALANAVKVTLGPKGRNVVIDRKFGAPHVTKDGVTVAKEIELKDPIENMGAQMVKEVAAKTNDLAGDGTTTATVLAQAIINAGLKNVASGANPMDLKRGMDKAVDVVIEELKKLSKEVGSDNDLIKQVASISANNDEKIGSLIAEAMKVVGNDGVITVEEAKGTETEVKTVEGMQFDRGYLSPYFVTNAEKMTTEFDNPSILITDKKISNINELLPVLEPVAQSGKALLIIAEDVDSAALSTLVVNRIKAGLKIAAVKAPGFGDRRKAMLQDIAILTGGTVISEEQGYTLEGATVDMLGTAEKVDIDKDNTTVVNGAGDKEAILARTNQIKAQIETTTSEYDKEKLQERLAKLAGGVAVLYVGAATEVEMKEKKDRVDDALAATRAAVEEGIIPGGGVAYIRASNALEGLTGQNDDETTGVAIVKRAIEEPLRQIVANAGGEGAVIVQKVREGANDFGYNARKESFENLLEAGVIDPTKVARTALENAASVASMLLTTECVIADEEEELGAHAHPPMGGGMPGMM; this is encoded by the coding sequence ATGGCAAAAGAAATTAAATTTGATATAGAAGCCAGAGATGGCTTAAAAAGAGGAGTTGATGCATTAGCAAATGCAGTAAAAGTAACGTTAGGACCTAAAGGGAGAAACGTTGTAATTGACCGTAAGTTTGGAGCTCCTCATGTAACTAAAGATGGTGTTACAGTAGCGAAAGAAATCGAATTGAAAGATCCTATCGAAAATATGGGAGCTCAAATGGTAAAAGAAGTTGCTGCAAAGACCAACGATTTAGCAGGTGATGGAACAACTACAGCAACAGTATTGGCTCAAGCAATTATCAATGCTGGGTTAAAAAATGTGGCTTCAGGAGCAAATCCTATGGACTTGAAAAGAGGAATGGATAAAGCTGTTGATGTTGTTATCGAAGAATTGAAAAAGTTATCTAAAGAAGTTGGTTCTGATAACGATTTAATTAAACAAGTAGCATCAATTTCAGCCAATAATGATGAAAAAATAGGTTCGTTAATTGCTGAAGCAATGAAAGTTGTAGGAAATGACGGAGTCATTACTGTTGAAGAGGCTAAAGGGACTGAAACTGAAGTGAAAACGGTAGAGGGGATGCAGTTTGATAGAGGATATCTTTCTCCTTATTTTGTAACAAATGCGGAAAAGATGACTACAGAATTCGATAACCCATCGATCTTAATAACAGATAAGAAAATATCTAATATCAATGAGTTGTTACCTGTATTAGAGCCTGTAGCTCAATCAGGAAAAGCATTGTTAATCATCGCAGAAGATGTTGATAGTGCAGCTTTATCTACTTTGGTTGTTAATAGAATTAAAGCAGGATTAAAAATTGCAGCTGTTAAAGCACCTGGTTTTGGTGATCGAAGAAAAGCAATGTTGCAAGATATTGCGATCTTAACTGGAGGAACTGTTATCTCAGAAGAACAAGGATATACGTTAGAAGGTGCAACTGTTGATATGCTAGGAACAGCAGAAAAAGTAGATATTGATAAAGACAATACTACTGTTGTTAACGGAGCAGGAGATAAAGAAGCGATTTTAGCTCGAACAAATCAAATTAAAGCACAAATAGAAACGACTACTTCAGAATATGATAAAGAGAAGTTGCAAGAGCGTTTAGCTAAGTTAGCTGGAGGTGTAGCTGTACTTTATGTAGGTGCTGCTACAGAAGTGGAGATGAAAGAGAAGAAAGATCGAGTTGATGATGCTTTAGCTGCAACAAGAGCTGCTGTAGAAGAAGGAATTATTCCAGGTGGTGGAGTCGCTTACATTAGAGCTTCGAATGCTTTGGAAGGATTAACTGGTCAAAATGATGATGAAACAACTGGTGTTGCAATAGTGAAAAGAGCTATTGAAGAGCCATTAAGACAAATTGTAGCCAATGCAGGAGGAGAAGGTGCTGTAATTGTTCAAAAAGTGAGAGAAGGAGCTAATGATTTTGGATATAATGCCAGAAAAGAGTCTTTCGAAAACTTATTGGAAGCTGGAGTTATTGATCCAACTAAAGTTGCTAGAACAGCATTAGAAAATGCTGCATCAGTAGCTTCGATGTTGTTAACGACTGAATGTGTAATTGCTGATGAAGAAGAAGAGCTTGGAGCACATGCACACCCACCAATGGGAGGAGGAATGCCAGGAATGATGTAA
- a CDS encoding DUF6515 family protein: MRNLFFSLLLITLSLFITNISYGQRRQHHKAKRNGKTVVVVKKRTPRTLRTMPTKHTVIVHRNRKYHFHSGNYYRHINNRYVLVYPPRGFRVRTLPAGHRIVLVGGVKRYYYRGLFYKSVNNEYEVITPELGTIVPELPVEDLTPTIVDGNTIYEYNSIIYEPVIIEGKTQYRVTDIIEEETEE; this comes from the coding sequence ATGCGTAATCTATTTTTTTCTCTTTTATTAATTACACTCTCTTTATTTATTACTAACATCAGCTATGGCCAAAGACGCCAGCACCATAAAGCAAAGCGCAATGGGAAGACTGTAGTTGTTGTCAAAAAACGAACGCCAAGAACACTAAGAACGATGCCTACCAAACACACAGTAATTGTGCATCGTAATCGAAAATATCATTTTCATTCTGGGAATTATTATCGTCACATTAACAACCGTTATGTCTTGGTATACCCTCCAAGAGGGTTTAGAGTTCGCACATTACCTGCTGGACATCGCATTGTTCTTGTAGGAGGAGTGAAAAGGTATTATTACCGAGGACTATTTTATAAAAGCGTAAACAATGAATACGAAGTCATAACGCCAGAGTTAGGCACAATTGTACCAGAATTACCTGTTGAAGACTTAACACCAACGATAGTGGACGGAAACACTATCTATGAATACAATTCGATTATCTATGAACCTGTAATCATAGAAGGGAAGACGCAATATCGTGTTACGGATATTATTGAAGAAGAAACAGAAGAATAA